From the Flavobacterium gyeonganense genome, the window AGGAAGTCATGGATACATTTCTAAAATGGGACAGAAGTTTTTAAACAAATCACATTTTGATTTATTAATAAGCCGGTCTTTAGGCTTATTAGAGAGGAATTTGGAATAAAAAAAGCTCAAACTGTAGTAGTTCGAGCTTTTTTTATTCCGGAAAATTTAAGCTTAGAATCTCAGAACTTTAGCATTTTAGAATCTTAAAAAAAACTTGCAAGTAGAAAGGCTATTTTGTACCTTTGCGCCGTTCCTAATTTTATTGAAAGTTATCACGAAAGGCGGAGGGAAAGACCCAATGAAACCTTAGCAACCCTTTGCCATAAAGAAGGTGCTAAATTCTACTTAATACAACAAAATGTATTCAAGATAGATAACGCAAAATACACTACGTATTTCTCAAAAACTTTTCCTGACAACTTACAATATTCTGAAACACATTCAGTATTTCGAGCGAATCATTGGCGCATTTTTGCAGTCAAAGTTCCCGCTGTATGCTATATCTTTTATTCTGAACCCCAGAATAAAAGGATATCGCACCCATCGGGGCTAATGAGCCGGCAATACTGAACTTTTGGAATTAATAATGAATTAAAAACTTAGCATCTTAAGTCTTAGAATCTTAGCAGCTAAAAGATAAAAAAAATATGTCGATTACAATTCAGGAAGCAATCAAAAAAAATATCTTAATCCTTGACGGAGCAATGGGAACCATGTTACAGCGCTACAACTTCTCAGAAGAAGACTTTCGTGGCGAGCGTTTCAAAGATTTTCCGCATCCGTTAAAAGGAAACAACGATTTATTATCCCTGACTCAGCCACAGGCCATTCGCGACGTTCACGCAGCGTATTACGAAGCAGGGGCAGATATTGTAGAAACCAATACGTTCTCGGGAACTACAATTGGTATGGCCGATTATTTCATGGAAGATCTGGTTTACGAACTCAACTATGAATCGGCTAAACTGGCGAGAGAAGTTGCGGATGAATTCACAGCAAAAAATCCGGAAAAACCACGTTTTGTAGCAGGTTCAATCGGACCGACAAACAGAACGGCAAGTATGTCGCCAGACGTAAACGATCCAGGCTACAGAGCCGTAACGTTTGACGATTTGAGAATCGCTTACAAACAGCAGGTAGAAGCATTGTTAGATGGTGGCTGCGATATCCTTTTAGTCGAAACAATTTTCGATACGTTAAATGCAAAAGCTGCACTTTTTGCAATTGAAGAAGTAAAAGACGAACGCAATATCGATGTGCCAATTATGGTTTCAGGAACGATTACAGATGCCTCGGGAAGAACGCTTTCAGGGCAGACAGTTGAAGCGTTTTTGATTTCAGTTTCACATATTCCGTTATTGAGTGTAGGATTTAATTGCGCTCTTGGAGCCGATTTGTTGAAACCATATTTAAAAACATTAGCGCATAATACAAGTTTTAATGTTTCGGCACATCCAAATGCAGGATTGCCAAACGCATTCGGACAATATGATGAAACGCCAGAACAAACACAAGCATTCATTAAAGAATATTTAGAGGATAATTTGATTAATATAATCGGTGGATGTTGCGGAACAACTCCAGATCATATTCGATTAATGGCTGAGGTTGCGAAAGATTATAAGCCAAGAGTGGCGCCTGTTTTTGAATAAAGAATAATGAAATGGAAAAATATGAAATTCATTTTATATAAAGTTGGGCTTTCGAATTATGAAGAATTAACGAAAGCTTTTAACAATTTTGAGTTTTCTGATAAATCATATTATTGTGAAGGGAAAATAAAAAAACAAACTTCGGGATCATGTAAATATGGTGAGGTAAAAATTATTATCGAAGTGAATAAGGATTCTTATGATTTAAAAACATTTAGTTGGGAAGTTTCAGATGATGAAATTCCGATTGAATATTTAGACGTAATTGTTACAACATTAAAAACTATTTCTAAAGATCAAGATCATTCATTAAAATTTAGAATCGTTGGAGGATCTTATCATGTAGTTGATTCAAGTTACTTTAGTTTTGAAATAGCAACTTTTAGAGCAATTTCGAATTTAGTAGGTTTAGATACATTATATTGATTGAGAGTTTATTTCGTTAATAAGAAAATTGAAAATTCGGAAAAACGTAAATATTCTTATGAAACCGAGTTTGCGTGAGGGATAGAAGTGAAAAGCCCGCAGACCAATGCAGTGAAACGGAATTGGTCGAGGACTTGTAACGGATAGCCCGGCCCTTGGGACACGCCCAAAATAATAAGCATAAATACCTACAAGGTTTTGAAAACCTTGCAGGAAAAATAAAGAATAAAAAAACTCAGAACCTTAGAATCTCAGGATCTTAGTAACTTAAAAAAAAAATGGCAGAAAAAAGAAGAGACCTTGTATTAGCAGGATTAGAACCGTTGATTATTACGCCGGAAAGTGTTTTTGTAAACATCGGAGAGCGTACAAATGTAACAGGTTCAAGAAAATTCCTTCGCTTAATCAAGGAAGAGAAATATGACGAGGCGCTTGATATTGCAAGGCAGCAGGTAGAAGGAGGAGCACAGATCATCGATATTAATATGGATGAAGGAATGCTTGACGGGGTTACTGCAATGACTAAATTTTTGAATTTAATTGCTGCAGAACCAGATATTTCGAGAGTGCCAATTATGATCGACAGTTCGAAATGGGAAATTATCGAAGCTGGTCTGAAAGTGGTTCAGGGAAAAAGCGTTGTAAACTCGATTTCGTTAAAAGAAGGAGAAGAAGCTTTTATTCACCACGCTAAATTAATCAAACGTTACGGAGCAGCTGCTATTGTTATGGCTTTTGACGAAGTGGGTCAGGCCGATAATTACGATCGTCGAGTGGAAATCTGCCAGCGTTCTTATGATATTTTGGT encodes:
- a CDS encoding homocysteine S-methyltransferase family protein: MSITIQEAIKKNILILDGAMGTMLQRYNFSEEDFRGERFKDFPHPLKGNNDLLSLTQPQAIRDVHAAYYEAGADIVETNTFSGTTIGMADYFMEDLVYELNYESAKLAREVADEFTAKNPEKPRFVAGSIGPTNRTASMSPDVNDPGYRAVTFDDLRIAYKQQVEALLDGGCDILLVETIFDTLNAKAALFAIEEVKDERNIDVPIMVSGTITDASGRTLSGQTVEAFLISVSHIPLLSVGFNCALGADLLKPYLKTLAHNTSFNVSAHPNAGLPNAFGQYDETPEQTQAFIKEYLEDNLINIIGGCCGTTPDHIRLMAEVAKDYKPRVAPVFE